DNA from Chitinophaga pendula:
ATGGTATCATGTGCGGATTCCTGGTCATGGCAGCAGGCGCCTTCATTTTCATACCGGCCGCACTTTTTCGCGTGTATGAAGTGTTTTTAGTAGGATTGTTTACGATAGGATTAGGGTTGGCAGTGTTACAAACCGCTGCCAATCCCTATATCACCATCCTGGGTGAAAAAGAAAGAGCCGCCCAGCGCATCAGCATAATGGGCATCTGTAATAAAGGAGCAGGTATATTAGCACCTGTACTATTTGCCGCCGTTATTCTCAAAGCTACCGACAATGAACTGTTTGCCAGCCTGGCCAATATGGACGATGGAGAAAAAGCCGCCGCACTGGATACCCTGATAAGACGCGTAATAATACCGTATGCCATCCTGGGCATTGTACTGATCGGCTTGGGAACGATCGTCCGTATGTCTCCGCTCCCCGAAATCAACACCGAAGAGGAAAGTGCAGCAATCGCCATGGTCAATGCAGCAAAGAATAACATATTGCAGTTCCCACACCTGGTACTGGGAGCATTGGCCATCTTTTTGCATGTAGGTACGCAGGTAATCGCAGTAGATACCGTCATCGGATACGCCGGTTCTATGGGTATACAGCTGCTGGAAGCGAAAGTATTTCCTTCCTATACACTGACCGCCACCATTTGCGGCTACTTCCTGGGTATCCTGCTGATACCCCGCTACCTGAGCCAGCTGCGTGTCCTGCAAATATGCACCGTCATGGGTGCCATATTTACCCTATTGATCATTTTCGCGGGTGGAGAAATAAAACTTTTAGGCCATACCGCCGACGTCTCCCTCTGGTTCGTAATAATGTTGGGGCTCGCCAACTCAATGGTATGGGCCGGCATATGGCCCCTGGCGCTCGATGGCCTGGGACGATTCACCAAACTGGGCGCCTCCGTTATGATAATGGGACTCTGTGGAAATGCTATCATGCCATTGCTATATGGACATTTCGCAGATATATACAATGTGAAAGATGCTTATTGGGTCTTATTCCCTTGCTACCTGTATCTCGTATTTTACGCATTCAGAGGATATAGGTATCGAACATGGCGATAACCTGAAAATTAAATAAGATGGAACAGCTGATAAAGATTGTCAATGGCCGTGTTATCACCCCGCTCCGGATCATAGAAAATGGAACGGTACTGGTACGTAACGGCATAATAGAAGCCATAACAGCAGGAACGCCGGAAACAACCGCTGCCGTCA
Protein-coding regions in this window:
- a CDS encoding sugar MFS transporter, encoding MKKTTAALDAKAFSKRDTMISLIIIGMLFFIFGFVSWVNAILIPYFKVACELNHFQSYLVTFAFYIAYFVMSVPSSYLLKAIGFKNGIMCGFLVMAAGAFIFIPAALFRVYEVFLVGLFTIGLGLAVLQTAANPYITILGEKERAAQRISIMGICNKGAGILAPVLFAAVILKATDNELFASLANMDDGEKAAALDTLIRRVIIPYAILGIVLIGLGTIVRMSPLPEINTEEESAAIAMVNAAKNNILQFPHLVLGALAIFLHVGTQVIAVDTVIGYAGSMGIQLLEAKVFPSYTLTATICGYFLGILLIPRYLSQLRVLQICTVMGAIFTLLIIFAGGEIKLLGHTADVSLWFVIMLGLANSMVWAGIWPLALDGLGRFTKLGASVMIMGLCGNAIMPLLYGHFADIYNVKDAYWVLFPCYLYLVFYAFRGYRYRTWR